A single region of the Drosophila ananassae strain 14024-0371.13 chromosome 4 unlocalized genomic scaffold, ASM1763931v2 tig00000073, whole genome shotgun sequence genome encodes:
- the LOC123257898 gene encoding UDP-N-acetylmuramoylalanine--D-glutamate ligase — MVRISYLAVQLNKYKNQNVAVFGLGKTGLSAINALTKSGARIYAWDDHEEQIANAKMMYKKCNFIHPKEYNWHEISALVLSPGVPTEPHWIVKLARRFDCKIKSDIELFLEAKTTNQKVIGVTGTNGKSTTTSLIGHILKSAGKKVAIGGNLGVPVLDLERDAEIYVIELSSFQLELMNEINVDISALLNITPDHIDRHGSMENYIATKLKLINGSEVAVIGCDNEITADIFNKFTGDKIPISVTYSPMSFQRVTLESRKEKPLPTTQMTEGGARDLISLAGNNLLDYSEQITGIDRNYLDPSVSYLDDKRGTGIQKISLKLENHSLSVSDVKINLISNAENIAATYAVCKVLGVDSNTIINGIKSFSGLRHRNELLGKIRNVFFVNDSKATNAKSSEKAILSYENINWIAGGRSKKGGIESLSKHFTRVRKAFLIGESTEAFANVMENKVDYVKCCNLEDAFRLAFEEALNSAEEVTILLSPACASFDQWKNFEERGEAFCRMFENLRYNHTCCLV; from the coding sequence ATGGTTCGCATAAGTTATCTAGCAGTGCAActaaacaaatacaaaaatcaaaacgTCGCGGTTTTTGGTCTTGGTAAAACTGGTTTATCCGCCATTAACGCTCTAACAAAGAGTGGTGCAAGAATATATGCATGGGATGATCATGAAGAGCAAATAGCAAATGCAAAAATGatgtataaaaaatgtaattttattCATCCCAAGGAATACAATTGGCATGAGATCAGTGCATTGGTTTTAAGCCCTGGAGTGCCAACAGAGCCACATTGGATAGTAAAACTTGCAAGGAGATTTGATTGCAAAATAAAATCAGACATTGAGCTATTTCTTGAAGCTAAAACTACGAACCAGAAGGTAATAGGCGTCACAGGAACAAATGGTAAATCAACCACTACATCACTAATAGGGCACATATTAAAATCTGCAGGGAAAAAAGTAGCTATTGGTGGAAATTTAGGCGTTCCTGTTTTGGATCTAGAAAGAGATGCAGAAATTTATGTAATCGAACTCTCCTCTTTTCAATTGGAGTTGATGAATGAAATTAACGTGGACATTTCAGCACTGCTCAATATTACACCAGATCACATAGATAGGCATGGAAGTATGGAGAACTACATAGCAACTAAATTAAAACTGATAAACGGTAGTGAGGTTGCCGTAATAGGATGTGACAATGAGATTACTGCTGATATATTCAACAAATTCACTGGAGACAAAATTCCAATCTCAGTAACATATTCCCCGATGTCATTCCAGCGCGTGACGCTGGAATCCAGAAAAGAAAAACCATTGCCAACTACTCAGATGACAGAGGGTGGTGCAAGAGATCTAATATCATTGGCAGGTAACAATTTGCTTGATTATAGTGAACAGATTACTGGTATAGATCGAAATTatctggatcccagtgtcagctacttggaTGACAAAAGGGGCACTGGGATCCAGAAGATCTCGTTAAAACTAGAGAATCATAGCTTATCAGTAAGCGACGTGAAAATAAACCTAATATCCAACGCAGAAAACATAGCAGCCACATATGCCGTATGTAAGGTACTTGGAGTAGATAGCAACACTATTATCAATGGAATCAAGTCCTTTTCAGGACTGAGGCATAGGAATGAACTGCTTGGCAAAATAAGAAATGTGTTTTTCGTGAACGATAGCAAAGCAACTAATGCAAAATCGAGCGAAAAGGCGATCTTATCTTATGAAAACATAAATTGGATCGCTGGTGGAAGAAGCAAAAAAGGTGGAATAGAATCATTAAGCAAGCATTTTACAAGGGTTAGAAAAGCTTTTCTTATTGGAGAATCAACCGAAGCTTTTGCAAATGTTATGGAGAATAAAGTAGATTATGTTAAATGTTGCAATCTAGAAGATGCATTCAGATTGGCTTTTGAAGAGGCCTTAAATAGCGCAGAAGAAGTAACAATATTACTTTCTCCCGCGTGTGCTTCTTTTGATCAATGGAAAAATTTCGAGGAACGTGGTGAAGCATTTTGTAGAATGTTTGAAAATCTCAGGTACAATCACACATGCTGTTTAGTATGA